In Gloeocapsa sp. PCC 73106, the genomic stretch AAGAGCTAAATTGTTTAGCTTAGTTGAACAGGTCAACAAAGACCATTTACCAAGAATCATAACCAGTCCACAAGGTGATGCTGTATTGTTATCTAAAGAAGATTGGGAAAGTATACAAGAAACTCTTTATTTACAGTCTATACCAGGTTTACTCGAATTAATTAGAGAAGCTGAACTAGCTAACGATTGGGTGTCTGAGGAAGAATTTAAGCAGGAGTTATTAAGTGGAATGGAAGATTCAGTTTAGTCGAACTGCTCTTAAAGATGCCAAAAAGTTGAAAAATGCCCATCTAGAAGCTAATGTTACCTCTGTATTGGACATCCTTAAAGAAAATCCCTACTCTCCTCCCTACGAAAAACTTTCAGGTAATTTAAAAGGTTATTATTCAAGACGTATCAATTCTCAAGTATATTTAAAGAAATGCTAGAGCAATCGCCTCAAAGTTTTGGTTATGAAGAGACCGAATGGACTAAAGAACTAGTGCAAGTTTATATGGAATCAAAAATGAAAATAAATTTGACTAGCGCTCAATGGCAAGTAGTTTGGAAGTTACTACAAATTGACTAAAAGTAACAGAAAATAAAATAATAAATGAAGTATTAAGTTTTGTGA encodes the following:
- a CDS encoding type II toxin-antitoxin system Phd/YefM family antitoxin encodes the protein MEIYSASEARAKLFSLVEQVNKDHLPRIITSPQGDAVLLSKEDWESIQETLYLQSIPGLLELIREAELANDWVSEEEFKQELLSGMEDSV